In Dryocola sp. LX212, the genomic stretch TGGTTTCAGCCTGAGCGGGCTAGGTGCGCTTGCTGAAGCTTCCCTGACCTGTGACAGAACGGTGCAGTTCTGATGAAACGAGTGGCCTTTGTATTTACCTCGGCGCCGCACGGCAGTTCCGCTGGGCGGGAAGGGTTGGATGCCTTACTTGCCACCTCGGCACTGTCGGAAGATATTGGCGTGTTTTTTATCGGCGACGGCGTATTTCAGATTTTACCTGACCAGCAGCCTGGAAAAATTCTTTCACGCGATTACATCGCTACGTTCCGGGTATTGCCTCTATACGATATTGAGCAATGCTATCTGTGTGTAGAGTCCGCTCGTGAGCGCGGTGTGGCCGAAAACAGTGCGTGGGTGGTTGACGTTGAGGTACTCGCAGCGGATGCGCTGCGGGAGAAACTGCATCAATTTGACGTACTATTAACTTTCTGAGGCCCCATGCTGCATATTCTGTCCTGCTCGCCTTTTGCAATTGATATCAACATGCTGCTGCGCTATCTCAGTACAGGAGACGAGCTCCTGCTCATTCAGGACGGCGTGACAGCGGCCGTAGAAGGCTGCCGTCAGCTTGAATTGCTGCTCGCTGCCCCCATATCACTTTACGCGCTGCATGAAGATCTTGAAGCTCGCGGCCTGACTGCTCAAATTTCAACCAAAATCGACGCGGTAAGCTATAATGACTTCGTCAGAATGACGGTTAAACACGAACGGCAGATCACCTGGTAGACCAGGATCGCTGTATATTTCTTGACACCTTTTCGGCTCAGCCCTAAAATTCTGCGTCCTCATATTATATGAGGTCGATTTTATTACGTGTTTACGAAGCTAAAGCTAAAACCAGGAGCTATTTAATGGCAACAGTTAACCAGCTGGTTCGCAAACCACGCGCACGCAAAGTTGCAAAAAGCAACGTGCCTGCGCTGGAAGCCTGCCCGCAAAAACGTGGCGTATGTACTCGTGTATATACTACCACTCCTAAAAAACCGAACTCCGCACTGCGTAAAGTTTGCCGTGTTCGTCTGACTAACGGTTTTGAAGTTACCTCCTACATCGGCGGTGAAGGTCACAACCTGCAGGAGCACTCCGTGATCCTGATCCGTGGTGGTCGTGTAAAAGACTTGCCAGGTGTTCGTTACCACACCGTTCGTGGTGCACTTGACTGCTCCGGCGTTAAAGACCGTAAGCAATCTCGTTCTAAGTACGGCGTGAAGCGTCCTAAGGCTTAATGGTTCTCCGTTAAGTAAGGCCAA encodes the following:
- the tusB gene encoding sulfurtransferase complex subunit TusB, which translates into the protein MLHILSCSPFAIDINMLLRYLSTGDELLLIQDGVTAAVEGCRQLELLLAAPISLYALHEDLEARGLTAQISTKIDAVSYNDFVRMTVKHERQITW
- the rpsL gene encoding 30S ribosomal protein S12, with translation MATVNQLVRKPRARKVAKSNVPALEACPQKRGVCTRVYTTTPKKPNSALRKVCRVRLTNGFEVTSYIGGEGHNLQEHSVILIRGGRVKDLPGVRYHTVRGALDCSGVKDRKQSRSKYGVKRPKA
- the tusC gene encoding sulfurtransferase complex subunit TusC; this encodes MKRVAFVFTSAPHGSSAGREGLDALLATSALSEDIGVFFIGDGVFQILPDQQPGKILSRDYIATFRVLPLYDIEQCYLCVESARERGVAENSAWVVDVEVLAADALREKLHQFDVLLTF